The proteins below come from a single Juglans regia cultivar Chandler chromosome 12, Walnut 2.0, whole genome shotgun sequence genomic window:
- the LOC109011703 gene encoding UDP-glycosyltransferase 75C1-like, whose translation MSNHQHHHFLLICPPAQGHLNPTLQLTKRLIDAGAAVTFATTVHGLRQLKTFPSLEGLSYASFSDGFDDGIKPTDDLSHIISEIKRVGSQTLTDLIRRLSDEHRGVTCLIYTLLMQWTAEVARQVGIPSAFFCIQSTATLAIIHHYFNSQDGVFESFGSEPPNSVQLQGLPPFESTELPSFLLPTSPHASIIPSIKEQIRTLEKDPNPCVILNTFAALEGDAIKAVASMNPIALGPLIPSVLFNGKGGQSDASSFGWQLFESSTKDYLNWLNSKPDHSVAYVSFGSMVTMQRKQTEEILHGLIDSGRPFLWVIRSSEPTMEGQESVDHDVVMKRLEEEGQGLVVPWCSQAEALCHHSVGCFVTHCGWNSTLESIGAGVPMVACPQFSDQVTNAKLVEEVWGIGVKAGVDEEGVVRREEIKRCLEMVMGGGGKGEEIMRNAKKWKSLALQAVEEGGSSHNDFKLFMEKLR comes from the coding sequence ATGAGCAACCACCAGCACCACCATTTCCTTCTCATATGCCCCCCAGCCCAAGGCCACCTCAACCCTACACTCCAACTCACCAAGCGTCTGATAGACGCCGGTGCAGCTGTCACTTTCGCCACCACCGTCCACGGCCTCCGGCAGCTCAAAACCTTCCCTTCCCTCGAGGGTTTATCCTATGCCTCTTTCTCGGATGGTTTCGATGACGGAATCAAGCCCACCGACGACCTCTCCCACATCATTTCCGAGATCAAGCGCGTCGGCTCCCAAACACTAACCGACCTGATTAGACGCCTCTCGGACGAGCACCGGGGAGTCACCTGCTTGATCTATACCCTTCTCATGCAATGGACTGCTGAAGTCGCACGCCAAGTGGGAATACCTTCTGCGTTTTTCTGCATCCAGTCCACTGCAACTTTGGCCATAATCCACCATTATTTCAACAGCCAAGACGGTGTGTTTGAGAGCTTTGGTTCTGAGCCTCCCAATTCTGTCCAATTACAAGGTTTACCCCCCTTTGAATCCACAGAATTGCCATCCTTTCTATTGCCGACCAGTCCGCACGCTTCAATCATCCCTTCCATTAAAGAACAGATCCGGACCCTGGAAAAAGATCCGAATCCATGCGTGATCCTCAACACCTTTGCTGCTCTAGAAGGTGACGCAATCAAAGCAGTCGCTAGTATGAATCCGATAGCACTCGGACCACTGATTCCGTCTGTGTTGTTCAACGGAAAAGGTGGCCAATCCGATGCATCTTCTTTTGGATGGCAGTTGTTCGAGAGCAGCACTAAGGATTATCTTAATTGGCTGAACTCAAAGCCAGATCACTCGGTGGCTTATGTGTCTTTCGGAAGCATGGTTACGATGCAAAGAAAGCAAACGGAAGAAATTTTGCATGGACTTATAGATTCAGGCCGACCATTCTTGTGGGTAATTCGATCTTCAGAGCCGACGATGGAAGGACAAGAATCAGTTGATCATGATGTGGTAATGAAGAGGTTGGAGGAAGAAGGGCAAGGGTTGGTCGTGCCATGGTGCTCACAAGCGGAGGCGCTATGCCACCATTCGGTGGGGTGTTTCGTGACGCATTGCGGTTGGAACTCGACACTGGAAAGTATAGGGGCAGGGGTGCCAATGGTGGCATGTCCACAATTTTCTGACCAAGTTACTAACGCCAAGTTGGTGGAGGAGGTGTGGGGAATAGGTGTTAAAGCAGGGGTGGATGAAGAAGGGGTTGTGAGAAGGGAAGAGATCAAGAGGTGCTTGGAGATGGTGATGGGAGGTGGAGGGAAAGGGGAAGAGATCATGAGGAATGCCAAGAAATGGAAGAGTTTGGCTTTGCAAGCAGTGGAGGAGGGTGGTTCTTCACACAATGATTTCAAGCTTTTCATGGAAAAGTTGAGGTAA